One region of Anaeromyxobacter paludicola genomic DNA includes:
- a CDS encoding benzoate/H(+) symporter BenE family transporter: MSLRQDLSFSAVVAGFVTVLVGYGSSAAIVFQAARACGAGPAEVASWMWALGVGIAVTGVGLSLRYRIPVVTAWSTPGAALIATGAAGLPMSAAVGAFLVSAALILLFGVTRWFERGMSYIPVSLASGMLAGVLLRFGLDVFTSMRTQLLLPLAMFAAYLAGRRLWPRYAVVGVLAVGTALAAARGQLDFASFHFALARPIFTRPTFGLGAVIGLGVPLFAVTMASQNVPGVAVMRASGYGEAPVSPIVSWTGLATLLLAPFGGYALNLAAITAAICMGREAHEDPRRRYVAAAAAGVFYLLLGIFGAAVGALFAAFPKELVAALAGLALFGTIGNGLAAAMRDELQREAALITFLVTASGVTLLGVGSAFWGLVAGVVSLVVLRRT, translated from the coding sequence ATGTCGCTGCGCCAGGACCTCTCCTTCTCCGCCGTGGTCGCCGGCTTCGTGACCGTGCTCGTGGGCTACGGCAGCTCGGCCGCCATCGTGTTCCAGGCGGCCCGGGCCTGCGGCGCCGGCCCGGCCGAGGTGGCCTCGTGGATGTGGGCCCTCGGGGTCGGCATCGCCGTCACCGGCGTCGGGCTCTCGCTCCGCTACCGGATCCCGGTGGTCACCGCCTGGAGCACGCCGGGCGCGGCGCTCATCGCCACCGGCGCCGCCGGCCTGCCCATGTCGGCGGCGGTGGGCGCCTTCCTGGTCTCGGCGGCCCTCATCCTGCTCTTCGGCGTGACCCGCTGGTTCGAGCGCGGCATGTCGTACATCCCGGTCTCGCTCGCCTCCGGCATGCTCGCGGGCGTGCTGCTCCGCTTCGGGCTCGACGTCTTCACCTCGATGCGGACCCAGCTCCTCCTCCCGCTCGCCATGTTCGCGGCCTACCTGGCGGGCCGCCGGCTCTGGCCGCGCTACGCGGTGGTCGGGGTGCTCGCGGTCGGGACGGCGCTCGCCGCCGCGCGCGGCCAGCTCGACTTCGCCTCGTTCCACTTCGCGCTCGCCCGCCCCATCTTCACCCGGCCCACCTTCGGCCTCGGCGCGGTGATCGGCCTCGGCGTCCCGCTCTTCGCCGTCACCATGGCCTCGCAGAACGTGCCCGGGGTGGCGGTGATGCGCGCCTCCGGGTACGGCGAGGCGCCGGTGTCGCCCATCGTGAGCTGGACCGGGCTCGCCACCCTGCTCCTCGCCCCCTTCGGCGGCTACGCCCTCAACCTCGCCGCCATCACCGCGGCCATCTGCATGGGGCGCGAGGCGCACGAGGACCCGCGCCGCCGCTACGTGGCGGCGGCCGCGGCCGGCGTCTTCTACCTCCTGCTCGGGATCTTCGGCGCCGCGGTGGGCGCGCTCTTCGCCGCCTTCCCGAAGGAGCTCGTGGCGGCGCTCGCCGGGCTGGCGCTCTTCGGGACCATCGGCAACGGCCTCGCCGCGGCGATGCGCGACGAGCTGCAGCGCGAGGCGGCCCTCATCACCTTCCTCGTCACCGCCTCCGGGGTGACGCTGCTGGGGGTGGGCTCGGCCTTCTGGGGGCTGGTGGCCGGGGTGGTGTCGCTCGTCGTGCTGCGGCGGACCTGA
- a CDS encoding PAS domain S-box protein, which yields MNPGDHATIRKLLDDYLRMYASRDDRLTGFFSEDFSGFAGGGDVLVKDREEWVAITRQDFSQVRDPIRLELEDVALQSLSETIAVATSFFKIHLPIEDHVLSRETARLVLIFRKETSGWKITHSSISIPYHLVREGEVYPLKELESRTQVLEQRVAERTRQLSEANAGLAREVAERKQTEERLRESETLYRSILNASPDDITIADLEGRVLMVSPNAVTMFGFESTEQGMGLKVTDFLVPEDRERAMSRVALLFRGEVSGPSEYRGLRRDGSTFDIEVNSALIRDAEGRPTRLVVIARDITARKRTEAALQKAVAQIKTLRGLLPICMHCKNIRDDRGNWSPMEVYVRERTGAEFSHGLCPTCLATRYPEFTRDEGEDEQA from the coding sequence ATGAATCCCGGCGATCACGCGACGATCCGGAAGCTCCTCGACGACTACCTCCGGATGTACGCCTCCCGCGACGACCGGCTCACCGGCTTCTTCAGCGAGGACTTCTCCGGCTTCGCCGGCGGCGGCGACGTCCTCGTCAAGGACCGCGAGGAGTGGGTCGCGATCACCCGCCAGGACTTCTCCCAGGTCCGGGACCCCATTCGCCTCGAGCTGGAGGACGTCGCCCTCCAGTCGCTGTCCGAGACGATCGCCGTCGCCACCAGCTTCTTCAAGATCCACCTGCCGATCGAGGACCACGTGCTGTCGCGGGAGACCGCCCGCCTGGTCCTGATCTTCCGCAAGGAGACGTCGGGCTGGAAGATCACGCACAGCAGCATCTCCATTCCGTACCACCTGGTCCGCGAGGGCGAGGTGTATCCGCTGAAGGAGCTGGAGAGCCGCACGCAAGTCCTGGAACAGCGGGTGGCCGAGCGGACCCGGCAGCTCTCCGAGGCGAACGCGGGCCTGGCGAGGGAGGTCGCCGAGCGCAAGCAGACGGAGGAGCGGCTCCGGGAGAGCGAGACGCTCTACCGGTCGATCCTGAACGCGTCTCCCGACGACATCACGATCGCCGATCTCGAGGGCCGGGTCCTGATGGTCTCGCCCAACGCCGTGACCATGTTCGGCTTCGAGAGCACGGAGCAGGGCATGGGGCTCAAGGTCACCGACTTCCTGGTGCCGGAGGACCGGGAGCGCGCCATGTCCAGGGTCGCCCTCCTCTTCCGGGGCGAGGTGTCGGGTCCGAGCGAATACCGGGGGCTGCGCCGGGACGGCAGCACCTTCGACATCGAGGTGAACAGCGCCCTCATCCGCGACGCGGAGGGGCGACCGACCAGGCTGGTGGTGATCGCCCGCGACATCACCGCCCGCAAGCGAACCGAGGCCGCCCTGCAGAAGGCGGTCGCGCAGATCAAGACGCTGCGCGGCCTCCTCCCCATCTGCATGCACTGCAAGAACATCCGGGACGACCGGGGAAACTGGAGCCCGATGGAGGTCTACGTCCGGGAGCGCACCGGCGCCGAGTTCAGCCACGGCCTCTGCCCGACCTGCCTGGCGACGAGGTATCCCGAGTTCACGCGGGACGAGGGCGAGGACGAGCAGGCCTGA
- the rarD gene encoding EamA family transporter RarD has translation MSRTPERSRAAAGVAYAAAAYLFWGLFPAYFRTLAGVPPPEILAHRIVWSAAFVALLVTARGSWGDTLRQLRVPRTVPTLAVSAIFISLNWLTYIWAVNNGHVLEASLGYFVNPLVTVLLGVIFLRDHLSRIQVVSICLAGAGVLALVVRAGHVPWIALALALTFGAYGLIRKRVRVDAVPGLLAEVAVLAPVALAYLLWLGGAGAGHFGRGLGRSALLASAGVVTAVPLIWFANGVQRLRLSTIGVLQYLNPTMQFLIAVFAFGELFTRDHAIAFGCIWLSLVIYTAEAVALSRRPAAAGAGR, from the coding sequence ATGAGCAGAACGCCCGAGCGCTCCCGCGCCGCCGCCGGGGTGGCCTACGCCGCCGCCGCCTACCTGTTCTGGGGGCTCTTCCCGGCCTACTTCCGCACGCTCGCGGGCGTGCCGCCGCCGGAGATCCTGGCGCACCGGATCGTCTGGTCGGCCGCGTTCGTGGCCCTCCTCGTCACCGCGCGCGGCAGCTGGGGCGACACGCTGCGGCAGCTGCGCGTCCCGCGCACCGTCCCCACGCTGGCCGTGAGCGCGATCTTCATCTCGCTCAACTGGCTCACCTACATCTGGGCGGTCAACAACGGCCACGTCCTCGAGGCGAGCCTGGGCTACTTCGTGAACCCGCTCGTCACCGTGCTCCTCGGGGTGATCTTCCTGCGCGACCACCTGAGCCGGATCCAGGTGGTGTCGATCTGCCTCGCCGGGGCCGGGGTGCTGGCGCTCGTGGTCCGCGCCGGCCACGTGCCCTGGATCGCGCTCGCGCTGGCCCTCACCTTCGGCGCCTACGGCCTCATCCGCAAGCGGGTGCGGGTGGACGCGGTGCCCGGGCTGCTCGCCGAGGTGGCGGTGCTCGCGCCGGTCGCGCTCGCCTACCTGCTCTGGCTCGGCGGCGCCGGGGCCGGCCACTTCGGCCGGGGGCTCGGGCGGAGCGCGCTCCTCGCCTCCGCGGGCGTGGTCACCGCCGTCCCCCTCATCTGGTTCGCCAACGGCGTGCAGCGGCTCCGGCTCTCGACCATCGGCGTCCTGCAGTACCTCAACCCCACCATGCAGTTCCTCATCGCGGTCTTCGCCTTCGGCGAGCTCTTCACGCGCGACCACGCCATCGCCTTCGGCTGCATCTGGCTCTCGCTCGTCATCTACACGGCGGAGGCGGTGGCGCTCTCGCGGCGCCCGGCGGCGGCGGGGGCCGGCCGATGA
- a CDS encoding methylated-DNA--[protein]-cysteine S-methyltransferase gives MTALARYRSPLGPIAVEASDEGVCALHLGARTPARPPVSALTRRHVEDALAALEDYFAGRAPPRLPAFDLRGTEFERTVWEELLRIPFGETRTYGEIALALGRPGAARAVGAANGRNPVAILVPCHRVVQAGGRLGGYAGGLDAKRWLLAHEAAHAPLLRVSR, from the coding sequence ATGACCGCCCTCGCCCGCTACCGCTCGCCCCTGGGGCCGATCGCCGTGGAGGCGTCGGACGAGGGCGTCTGCGCCCTCCACCTCGGCGCGCGCACGCCCGCCCGGCCGCCGGTGTCGGCGCTGACGCGCCGCCACGTGGAGGACGCGCTCGCGGCGCTCGAGGACTACTTCGCCGGCCGCGCGCCGCCGCGCCTGCCCGCCTTCGACCTGCGCGGCACCGAGTTCGAGCGGACGGTCTGGGAGGAGCTGCTCCGGATCCCCTTCGGCGAGACGCGCACCTACGGCGAGATCGCGCTCGCCCTCGGCCGCCCCGGCGCGGCGCGCGCCGTCGGGGCGGCCAACGGGCGGAACCCGGTCGCCATCCTCGTCCCCTGCCACCGCGTGGTGCAGGCGGGCGGCCGGCTCGGCGGGTACGCCGGCGGGCTCGACGCGAAGCGCTGGCTGCTCGCCCACGAGGCGGCGCACGCGCCGCTGCTGCGGGTGAGCCGCTAG
- a CDS encoding response regulator — protein sequence MPRILVVDDNQELLTLLGRLVSGEGWEPLLVNRGKPAIEAIAGQRLDAAIVDVLLPDMMGYEVGACCKNAGVPFVFVTGVFKGPRAAQEAKAQHGAAGYFEKPFDAKALMAAIRALLPAAPAAATPAPAPAPADAPDDFDVEVAVDDEEAEAPADAEPAPTPPPEGALRDNLPDLLAAFYLAQQTGELTVQRGPVRKTVFFEQGLPRFAISNLRSDRLGPFLVRVGKLTEEQLGEAVAIVDATRRRMGEVLVELGHLDPDEKAYYVGQQVKAIIYTLFGWEEGAYRFHFTAARESEEIKLAIHPASLILRGVKRLYRRERLQRLLPDAERLAPSLAPVFPPGEVPLASWEKQLLTRVDGVRTVSELARESGKALDEARGSLYGMLAARILQRA from the coding sequence ATGCCCAGGATCCTGGTGGTGGACGACAACCAGGAGCTGCTCACGCTCCTCGGCCGGCTCGTCTCCGGCGAAGGGTGGGAGCCGCTCCTCGTGAACCGCGGCAAGCCGGCCATCGAGGCCATCGCCGGGCAGCGGCTCGACGCGGCGATCGTGGACGTCCTCCTGCCCGACATGATGGGCTACGAGGTCGGCGCCTGCTGCAAGAACGCGGGCGTGCCGTTCGTCTTCGTCACCGGCGTCTTCAAGGGGCCGCGGGCGGCGCAGGAGGCGAAGGCGCAGCACGGCGCGGCCGGGTACTTCGAGAAGCCCTTCGACGCCAAGGCCCTGATGGCGGCGATCCGCGCGCTCCTGCCAGCCGCGCCCGCCGCCGCCACGCCCGCTCCGGCGCCCGCGCCGGCCGACGCGCCCGACGACTTCGACGTCGAGGTGGCGGTGGACGACGAGGAGGCGGAGGCGCCGGCCGACGCGGAGCCCGCGCCCACCCCGCCGCCGGAGGGAGCGCTCCGCGACAACCTGCCCGACCTGCTCGCCGCCTTCTACCTGGCGCAGCAGACCGGCGAGCTCACCGTGCAGCGCGGCCCGGTGAGGAAGACCGTCTTCTTCGAGCAGGGGCTGCCGCGCTTCGCCATCTCCAACCTGCGCTCCGATCGGCTCGGGCCGTTCCTGGTGCGGGTGGGCAAACTCACCGAGGAGCAGCTCGGGGAGGCGGTGGCGATCGTGGACGCCACCCGCCGGCGCATGGGCGAGGTGCTGGTGGAGCTCGGCCACCTCGATCCCGACGAGAAGGCCTACTACGTGGGCCAGCAGGTGAAGGCGATCATCTACACGCTCTTCGGCTGGGAGGAGGGGGCGTACCGCTTCCACTTCACCGCCGCGCGCGAGAGCGAGGAGATCAAGCTCGCCATCCACCCGGCGTCGCTCATCCTGCGCGGCGTGAAGCGGCTCTACCGGCGGGAGCGGCTGCAGCGGCTGCTGCCCGACGCGGAGCGGCTCGCGCCCTCGCTCGCGCCGGTCTTCCCGCCCGGCGAGGTGCCGCTCGCGTCGTGGGAGAAGCAGCTCCTCACCCGCGTGGACGGGGTCCGCACGGTCTCGGAGCTGGCCCGGGAGAGCGGCAAGGCGCTCGACGAGGCGCGCGGGTCGCTCTACGGCATGCTGGCGGCCCGGATCCTCCAGCGGGCCTGA
- the nagZ gene encoding beta-N-acetylhexosaminidase, with product MPTLDQEIARLFVVGFQGTSPTPEVLELVRRGVGGVILFARNVADAEQVAALSAALKRAAGRPLLVSIDQEGGRVARLRAPQGFTELPPMRAVGQLGDEGLAFEVGALLGRELRAAGVDQDYAPVVDVDTNPANPVIGDRSLSRDPAEVGRLGAALARGLQSAGVAACAKHFPGHGDTSQDSHQDLPRLPHALDRLERVELVPFRALARAGVASVMTAHVVFEALDPRLPATLSAPVLRLLREACGYRGCVVSDDLEMKAVAEHFALEEAVPAALAAGVDQLLVCHTPEKQHRAIDLARAAVERGEVPGARLAEAGARVDRLLAWAGPPPDPAAVRRALRTPEHLALVGRIPPLAVGRDPTA from the coding sequence GTGCCGACGCTCGATCAGGAGATCGCCCGGCTCTTCGTGGTCGGGTTCCAGGGCACGAGCCCGACCCCGGAGGTGCTGGAGCTCGTGCGGCGCGGCGTGGGGGGCGTGATCCTCTTCGCCCGCAACGTCGCCGACGCCGAGCAGGTGGCGGCGCTCTCGGCGGCGCTCAAGCGGGCGGCCGGCCGGCCGCTCCTCGTCTCCATCGACCAGGAGGGCGGGCGGGTGGCGCGGCTGCGGGCGCCGCAGGGCTTCACCGAGCTGCCGCCCATGCGCGCCGTCGGCCAGCTCGGGGACGAGGGGCTCGCCTTCGAGGTGGGCGCGCTGCTCGGCCGCGAGCTCCGCGCCGCCGGGGTGGACCAGGACTACGCGCCGGTGGTGGACGTGGACACGAACCCCGCCAACCCGGTGATCGGCGACCGCAGCCTGTCGCGCGATCCGGCCGAGGTGGGCCGGCTCGGGGCGGCGCTCGCGCGCGGGCTCCAGTCGGCCGGCGTGGCCGCCTGCGCCAAGCACTTCCCCGGCCACGGCGACACCAGCCAGGACTCGCACCAGGACCTGCCGCGCCTGCCGCACGCCCTCGACCGGCTGGAGCGGGTGGAGCTCGTGCCGTTCCGCGCGCTCGCCCGGGCCGGGGTGGCCTCCGTGATGACGGCGCACGTGGTGTTCGAGGCGCTCGACCCGCGCCTCCCGGCGACCCTCTCGGCGCCGGTGCTCCGGCTGCTCCGCGAGGCCTGCGGCTACCGCGGCTGCGTGGTCTCCGACGACCTCGAGATGAAGGCGGTGGCGGAGCACTTCGCGCTCGAGGAGGCGGTCCCGGCCGCGCTCGCCGCCGGGGTGGACCAGCTCCTCGTCTGCCACACCCCCGAGAAGCAGCACCGGGCCATCGACCTCGCGCGCGCCGCGGTGGAGCGCGGCGAGGTCCCGGGCGCCCGGCTCGCCGAGGCCGGCGCGCGGGTGGACCGGCTCCTCGCCTGGGCCGGCCCGCCGCCCGACCCCGCGGCGGTGCGCCGTGCGCTGCGCACGCCGGAGCACCTCGCCCTGGTGGGCCGGATCCCGCCGCTCGCGGTGGGGCGCGATCCGACGGCGTAG
- a CDS encoding class I SAM-dependent methyltransferase produces the protein MRENASAALAGPALAPVPPRCYLCGGGRLALRFPARGAAPAPDARAYNCTSFGHRAHPPIWGCLDCGLLFQWPLPRNEDLLALYADVEDPVYLAEKENRYLTFRRVLPLLGAPRGRRLLDVGAYCGYFVDVARQGGFAAEGIELSRWAAGHARSLGLTIHGETLAERAASGEAYDVLTLWDVVEHFADPRAELREAFRLLRPGGRAYLSTIDAGSLVARALGARWPWLMDMHLVYFDRSTLPLLLREVGFEVEAVRNYSHTVSAGYLLRKLAAAFPRLAPLFRAARFLVPDRLPVPVNLGDNMVVLARRP, from the coding sequence GTGAGAGAGAACGCTTCCGCAGCCCTGGCCGGGCCCGCCCTCGCGCCGGTGCCTCCTCGCTGCTACCTGTGCGGCGGCGGCCGGCTGGCGCTCCGCTTCCCCGCCCGCGGGGCCGCCCCGGCGCCCGACGCCAGGGCCTACAACTGTACGAGCTTCGGGCACCGCGCTCACCCGCCCATCTGGGGTTGCCTCGACTGCGGCCTGCTCTTCCAGTGGCCGCTCCCTCGCAACGAGGACCTGCTCGCGCTCTACGCCGACGTGGAGGACCCGGTCTACCTGGCGGAGAAGGAGAACCGGTACCTCACCTTCCGGCGCGTGCTGCCGCTGCTCGGCGCGCCGCGCGGGCGGCGCCTCCTCGACGTGGGCGCGTACTGCGGCTACTTCGTGGACGTGGCGCGGCAGGGCGGGTTCGCGGCCGAGGGGATCGAGCTCTCGCGCTGGGCGGCCGGGCACGCCCGCTCCCTCGGCCTCACCATCCACGGCGAGACCCTGGCCGAGCGCGCCGCGAGCGGCGAGGCCTACGACGTGCTCACGCTCTGGGACGTGGTGGAGCACTTCGCCGACCCGCGGGCCGAGCTCCGGGAGGCCTTCCGGCTCCTGCGCCCGGGCGGGCGGGCCTACCTGTCCACCATCGACGCCGGCAGCCTGGTGGCCCGCGCGCTCGGCGCCCGCTGGCCGTGGCTCATGGACATGCACCTCGTCTACTTCGACCGGAGCACGCTGCCCTTGCTCCTGCGCGAGGTGGGCTTCGAGGTGGAGGCGGTCCGGAACTACAGCCACACCGTCTCGGCGGGCTACCTGCTGCGCAAGCTCGCGGCCGCCTTCCCCCGCCTCGCGCCCCTCTTCCGCGCCGCCCGCTTCCTCGTGCCCGACCGGCTGCCGGTCCCCGTGAACCTCGGGGACAACATGGTGGTCCTGGCGCGGCGGCCCTAG
- the glgC gene encoding glucose-1-phosphate adenylyltransferase, giving the protein MAKVLAMILAGGEGRRLDPLTRERAKPAVPFGGRYRIIDFVLSNFANSGVLQMKVLVQYKSDSMNTHVQRAWRLTPLLGEYVEIVPAQMRVGPKWFEGSADAIYQNLNIITDEEPDYTFVFGADHVYRMDVRQMLDFHKEKRADLTVAAIPIPKEEASEFGIIEVDEDGRMIGFVEKPKSDPKTMPGDPTRCLASMGNYLFGTEALVQEIVRDAGDPNSAHDFGKSIVASMYPRKRVFVYDFAKNEVPGQSLKERGYWRDVGSLDAYYQCNMDLVAVDPVFSLYNDRWPIYTIQYNYPPAKFVFNNEKEHRVGHATDTLVSEGCIISGGHVHHSILSPKVRINSYAFVEDSILFENVNIGRHCRIRRAIIDKHVDIPAGTSIGYDLDEDKKRFHVTESGIVVIPKGMRIEGA; this is encoded by the coding sequence ATGGCAAAAGTGCTCGCGATGATCCTGGCCGGCGGTGAGGGGCGCCGGCTCGACCCGCTGACCCGCGAGCGCGCCAAGCCCGCGGTGCCGTTCGGCGGCCGCTACCGCATCATCGACTTCGTCCTCTCCAACTTCGCCAACTCCGGCGTGCTGCAGATGAAGGTGCTGGTGCAGTACAAGTCGGACTCGATGAACACCCACGTGCAGCGCGCCTGGCGGCTCACCCCGCTGCTCGGCGAGTACGTGGAGATCGTGCCGGCGCAGATGCGCGTCGGGCCCAAGTGGTTCGAGGGCTCCGCCGACGCCATCTACCAGAACCTCAACATCATCACCGACGAGGAGCCGGACTACACCTTCGTCTTCGGCGCCGACCACGTCTACCGCATGGACGTGCGGCAGATGCTCGACTTCCACAAGGAGAAGCGCGCCGACCTCACCGTCGCCGCCATCCCCATCCCCAAGGAGGAGGCGAGCGAGTTCGGCATCATCGAGGTGGACGAGGACGGCCGCATGATCGGCTTCGTGGAGAAGCCGAAGAGCGACCCGAAGACCATGCCGGGCGACCCGACCCGCTGCCTCGCGTCGATGGGGAACTACCTCTTCGGCACCGAGGCGCTGGTCCAGGAGATCGTGCGCGACGCCGGCGACCCGAACAGCGCGCACGACTTCGGCAAGTCGATCGTGGCCTCGATGTACCCGCGCAAGCGGGTGTTCGTGTACGACTTCGCGAAGAACGAGGTGCCCGGGCAGAGCCTGAAGGAGCGCGGGTACTGGCGCGACGTCGGGAGCCTCGACGCCTACTACCAGTGCAACATGGACCTGGTCGCGGTGGACCCGGTCTTCTCGCTCTACAACGACCGCTGGCCCATCTACACGATCCAGTACAACTACCCGCCGGCCAAGTTCGTCTTCAACAACGAGAAGGAGCACCGCGTCGGCCACGCCACCGACACGCTCGTCTCCGAGGGCTGCATCATCTCCGGCGGCCACGTGCACCACTCCATCCTCTCGCCGAAGGTGCGCATCAACAGCTACGCCTTCGTGGAGGACTCGATCCTCTTCGAGAACGTGAACATCGGCCGGCACTGCAGGATCCGCCGGGCCATCATCGACAAGCACGTGGACATTCCGGCGGGCACCTCCATCGGCTACGACCTCGACGAGGACAAGAAGCGCTTCCACGTCACCGAGAGCGGGATCGTGGTCATCCCCAAGGGGATGCGCATCGAGGGCGCCTGA